The Raphanus sativus cultivar WK10039 chromosome 6, ASM80110v3, whole genome shotgun sequence sequence CACCGTACTTCTTTTTACCTAAAACCtgagatattttgttttttttatattaatttaaacgGCGGAAAGATAAAAGTAAATCAAAAGTGACCTTCCTAGCAACTTTTTAACACAGCGCAGCCTGTTCCATTACAGGAATCTGACAACATCTGATTCATCAACCATTGAATCAagaaagaataataataatatgatattcCATAATAATATGGTTAGAcgtttgtaattttcttttgagcgatttaacaattttttcaGTGTTTAAAACTGTATTTTCCATGTTTAATTAAAGACTTATTTTGTGGAAGTTAAAGGTTTCTTGCATGTAATCATTTTCATGTAAAACCACCAtggaaaaaaacaagaaaaaagaaaaacaacattGTGAATGGTGAACTGAAAAGCACATTAACCGGTGGACACAAAGCATGACTCACTGAAAACTTTAGGGCACGTTCAATGGACAGAGTGACAATGAACACAAAAACTTTAGTGCATATTTCACTCTGCTATTCTTTTTATGAAACCATTATAGTATTAGACTATTTCCATTTTATGATGAAAAATGATGTTTCATGatgcagaatttttttttttagttctatTAGTTTAGTCTACTAATCAGAGCAGTATTCTTGTATAATAAAACCTTAATATACTTCTAAAAATCATCTTTGTCACTTTTATGTTATATCCCATGAATGATATAATACAACACAGTAAAGGCGTAACACACACAATCTATGAAGGTTAAGCATTGACTAGACACATTGTTTTCTTCTTATGGTGTATACCATCATATTTCTAAAACATACAACATCCTGCAAAAGCTGTTATATCGTCGAACGGGGTGAACATAAGGCATACACCTCTGTATTACAGCTCCTGATCAAAATCTGTGGAGACCGAATAATAATAATGCCTTTTTGAGTTTCAAGATCAAAGGTTATATAAGCTCTGTTTCTGCTTCAGATGACACAGTAGCCTGTTAAAGAAAATGTAAGAAGTGAGACAGAATAGCATCAAGCTATATTGACCGGAATGGAATTATCGAGCATTGGTGTAGAGCAGAAAAGGAGTAAACCAGATCGAAACCTTGCTCATCTGTAGTGTCATTGCCTTCAGCCAATTGAATAAAGAGCTGTGTTTAGCTGGTTTACCATATGCGAATGATAAAATAATCAGAGGAAGCCCACTCGGCTTACTAAATGGACAAAGTACTGCAAACGTCGTATCATATACATCATACAACATATCATATGTCatagacaaaacaaaaatcttttttttttaatgtaatagTTTTGCTTTAATCTATTCACTTCTTGggatataaaaccaaaaatatagcAATAATTGGCGTGAGAGGTTGGTGTATTTGGGATTACGTGTGGACGCAGAATGTAACATCACCACACATTACAGCCAAGTTGCCATTCTTTATTTAACCTTTATTATTTGGAAAGTTTTTAAGAAGATCCATATTTTAACATCATTTAAGAAGATTAATCAGTGTGTAGGGTGGACTGTGGACAATAGCTCAATCAGAAAGACATACAAACACATTTGTTTGGGTTATCTTTGATTTTAGAAATCCAGAAGTGATTATTTGGATGTTTTAAGAACAGAAAACTTGTATGAATTGTCCATCCAGAAGTGATTATTTGGATGGACAATACTTGGTTTGATTGAAAAAGCAAAGACGAATTGATGAAAATGATTAAACAATGGAGTAATTGACAACACACACAACAAAAGCTAAATTGGACTTTTGTTCCGTGGCTGCAGTACGATTGCACCGTACCTCTTTTTACCTAAAACCtgagatattttgtttttaacttttatgttattttagttGCTCAAGAAAAACCTTTACGTTATTTTAGAAAGCGGAAAAATAAAGTAAAGCAAAAGTGCCTTTCCTAGCAACTTTTTTTAACACAACGCAGCCTGTTCCATTAAAGTAATCTGACAGATCTGATTCATCTACCATTgaatcaataaataatattaataatatgatatttCTTGAGCGATTAAGAATTTTCCAGTGTAGACTACAGTTTAAAGctgtatttttcatttttaattacaCAATTATTTTGTGAAAGATAAAGGTTTCTTGCATGTACacaatggaaaaaaaaaagaaaaagaaaaagaaaaaacaacattGTGAATGGTGAACTGCGAAGCACATTCAACGGTGGACACTGGACACAAAGCATGACTCACTGAAAACTTTAGTGCACATTCAATGGACGAAGTGACAATGAACACAAAAAGTTGCTTTAGAAATCTTTTAACATTTTGTTTAGTGACTAGATATCATTTCACTCTGCTATTGTTTTTTCTGAAAccattatatcatatttttttccaatttacAAATGACATATTTCACAATGTAGATCTGAACATTTACTTCTATTAGTTTAGTCTATTAATTAGAGAAGTATATACTTGTATAATAAAACCTTAATATACTTGTGAAAATGATCTTGTCACTTTTatgttataagttataacccATGAATCGTAAAATACAAAAGTCACACAATCTATGATGGTTGAGCATTTACTAGACACATTGTTTCTTCTTATCGTGTATacactcttttctttttttttggtaaaatgttaagattGTATACCATCATATTTATAGAGCATACAATACAACATCCAGATAAATCTGTTATATCGTCGAATGGGGTGACCGAATAGTATTTGCCATTTGAGTTTCAAGATCAGATGTTAATTGAGCTCTGTCTCTTCTTCAGTTGATACAGTATCCTGTTAAAGAGAAATGTACGAACTGAGACAGAGTTGCATCAAGCTATATATTGATTGGTAATAGAGTTAACAAGCGTAGAGCAAAAAAAGGAGTAAACCAGATTGAAACCTTGCTCATCTGTCGTGCTATTCCCTTCCGCCAGCTGTTGTGTCCTGCACATTCAAGGTGTTTGGTTAagcaaacataaaaaaaaaaaaacttttcgaGTTAAAAGAGAGGGACGTACCATGGTGATAAGGAGTGACTAATGCCAAGTCCATTGCAAGTGAGTATCAGTCCCTTAAATCTAGCCAGATACTCCTGCGTTAATATCAACATATCTCAACATACTAATAATGCCAAAGGAGTTGAAAACAGATTTGTTGCAGTATCTCAAAATGTAACAACATTTCATTACCCGCAAAGTATACTTGTGAATCTCGTATATTCCGGTTAAATCATACTCAAAACGTAAAGCAGGGTCCATTAGCACTGCAAGGAATAAGAAACCAGATCAAATTACATTAAGATATCAATGTACGAACCCCTTAATTAAGACAAAAGTTCAACCTCAaagattttgaaatattatattttatttattataagtttTGATTCAAAAGCAACTTCATCGATTCAACAAGTGATCCAAAGACACGAAGCAATCATATATGCAAAGGAGTATACCGTTATAAGCTTCATTGATCTCCTGAAACTTTGAAGTAGCCACAGTGTCACCTTTGTGCTTATCAGGATGCCACTTCTGCATCATGGCAAGAATCTCAATAACACttttactaattaaattttagaactAAAACCAAAATGAACACATCAGAGTTTTATAATTACTAACCAAAGCAAGCTTCCGATAActcagtttgagcatctcctcAGTTGCATCATAATCAACTTCTAGGATCTTATAGTAATCCTTCTAAAAAAACAGAGTAGATCAAATTCATATTAGTGATCACTCATATTTTCCAGCAAGCAATCAATTCAAGAAGCATCCAAAACTGTTTCTCTCAAAAGAATAGTGAAAACGATCTATTCTATAACAGCAACGAATCATCTCTGAAGTTCATTTGGTTTCACTCAATTTTGTAGAAAAATCTAAACATTATATGAAAAACAAGAATGAACCACAGAAACAACTATAGCCAATTAAACCCAGTAATCATCAGTGatagaaaattattttagtaCCTTGGGAGAATTGTTATCTTCCATCTGATGCAAAGAGGAACAGAGCAAGAATCTCTTCCCACATCATCTAATTAAAGAATATAAACAGCAATAAATGTGAAATAAGGACTgcagatttttctttttcttatttgtctCCTCGGAAAAATCAAACTAATGGCAGAGAAAATACtgaaatcttttatttttctccaGAAAAAGATAGAATTTCAGCAGCAAAATATCAATCGAATCTGTGGTTTTGCTTTGCTTTTTTTCcagtttattttctttgtttttgtaattAGGAAGAAgatgcatttttttttaacttttatttgttAGGTGTGACGTTGATTGAAGATAGATAACCGATTGCATGAAGAGGCAACCGGTTAAACTGAGTTTGACCAATCCGGTTTACGGTTTATCCACAGAACATATCCCTTTCACACATGTAAATAACATCATTTTTGGTTTTACCTGAGATAGTACTTAGTACCCTTTCTTCTCAACTTGCAAGTGACCCACTTAGGCATAAATTTCTGAATACTCTGGATGTATGAATAAAATTGTCAGCTGCTCGCTGATATGGTATATCTATAACGAACATGAGTAAAGGCTAAAAATAGACATAAACACACACTTTAGGTTTAAGCAGATCAGTCTACAGAACCAGACATCTTctcatctgttttttttccaTCGCCTTCATATGTGCATAGTTGTGGCGAGTCCTGGTTTGGTTGAGCCTTCTTCAGGAAACCAAAAGACCAAACTAAAAGATAGGTTCCCtgttcaaagaaaaagaagggtTCATTTATATGAACAGATGATCCAGAGCTACTGCAGATGCTCTCCCATGTCTCTTGATGGTGTGTTGCTATCCCTAAGAAGTAAGAATCCCTATGATGATTTGTCAGGGAAGTTTCTGAAGAGAAACATAGGAGTATTCACATTCTGCTTCTTGTGTTCCCATCCAGACACTTGTCTCTGATTCTGCTGttgtctttgttgttgttgttgttccttCTCCAGGGGAGAGAAGGATAAGGATAGTGAGAGAGAAGCTGCACTGTCTTCTTCTGCCTTCTGGCTACTGCTACTTCTATGTTTCTCAGTGGCGCTTGGTCTAGCCATGAAGGGCAAGACGGATCCTGTGGTTGTAGTAGTTTCATCTTCTCCTAGAGCCAACTCAAGATTTGGGACCATACCGAGTGACCTTTGTTTGCTGCTGTCATTGCCCAGTGCTCTGGGATTATCGTCTACCATTTCATCATCGTCTTCCTTTCCATCATTCAAATCCAAAGGGAACACGATCCTTTCAGCTGCATCTGGAGTCTTCTTGATCATAGTTTCCTCCTCACGGGGATGGGGACCAGGTGTATCCCTCCTGAATATGTTACATTTGGTTTCTACTCCTGTGCCTGTCTTCAGCTTTTTATTCGCTGGTCCTTCACACAACCCTACACCAGTCAGATCATCCATGTTCACGTTCTGATTCACGCCAGATGAATTTACTCTCCTAGGCCCTGTCAATGTCAATAACAGAAGATTCATGAACACAGCtgtgaatttgtttttttttctgctaaGTTTTCCTGGCCAAAGAACTGAACCACAGGGCTCATTACAGCCGAAAGCAAATCCTTATTGTTACCTGAAATCTTCTCATCCTTCAACTGTGGGCTAAAACCGATCTCTCCTTCCTCAGTTTCTTCCACCGCTCCACTAACTCCACCGCCCGCTTCACCCTCTTTATCATTCTCCTGTTCACACCCATGAATCCATCAAATATCTGCACTGTTTAGATAAACCTAGTATCTGTCTAAAACGGTTTCTTAACTAAAACAGATGAAGAGcaagataaatatataactagagCAGAATAATAAACGGCATATGTGATTCAGAAAAGAACCTCATAACTAGAGGTGAGATAGAGATCGAGAGACAGATGGTAGGTGTGAATTGGAGGGGTCTAGAAGCACCAACCTTCAAACACGATTGCATTCTGCTCGATGGGCGGTCAATTGAGAACTCTCTGTTGCTTGGATTTTCATGGTAAAAGCCTTCACGTGTAGACAACACTCTCCCCATATTTGGCAAAACATTAGACGCCGAAAGAGGTTTGCTCTTGAGTGGATCAGAACATTTCTCCTTTTTTCCTCGAAATACACCCCAAAGGAAAAAGAACATGTTCCAACCTGCAAAACGCGAAGGATACAGCACCTCTAAGCTATAGACACGTGCATACATAATCAGTGAAATTTCAAACACTTAATACAGAAGTTCAACCCTAAGAGAACAGTGAAACTTTTTTAACAAAACGTATGTTCACGATGTAAAGAGTTCTTACGCTGACAGTTCTGAGGAAGCTGATTCGACGCAAAAATCAAAAGCTCAACACCCTCGAGGCTTCCCTTTAGAGCTAAATCTTTCTGGATCATGTTATCTACCAGGGGCTTGTAATATTTCTCATAACTGTGGGTAATAAGCAACCATCACGTTTTGTCAGGGGATTAGGAAACATGACAACATGAACAACTATATGATATGAAGTCACCTCTCGATGTCCTTGGCAAAGAAGAAAAGAGCCACATGGCCTTCCTTAGCACCTATATCTTGAAACTGCGAAGGCCATGTACGTAGCCTGGGTACTTCATTTAAGGTCACTTTTACTGGAAATTGATTCACCACTTCAGCAACCTTAGGTGATGCTAATGTTGATAGATATGCTTGCATTCCACAATGCATTGCCGATATATTTCTGCTTTTCTGCACCTCCATGTTCCCTCTGATCAAAGGAAATATAATGTTTATCTACAACACAACAAATGCATAAAAGAGATCTTCCTGAAAAGAATGAAAACCATACTGCCAAATGTATTCATGCTCTGGGATGGCTGAGGTTGTCGACAGAACAGATGGGTCAAGCACAGGCAAATCACTCATGACCGGTTCCACAGAAGGTAAATGAACTGCAGGCTCTACAGATTGAGAAGCAGCCATTGCATCAGCACTAGCGAGTGGAAACTGCTTTCTATTTACTGCAATCGTCTGCTTGTCCGTCGGTAAATTTGGATGCCCTCCTTGCAATCCCACAGGAAAATCTCTCATGACCGGCTTTACAGAAGGTAAATGAACTGAAGGCTCTACAGATTGAGGAAGAGCCATTAAATCAGCACCAGCGAGTGTAGACTGTTTTCTATTTACTGCAAAGGCCTGTTTGTCTGTCTGTAAATTTGGATGCCCTCTTTGCAATCCCACAGGCAAATCTCTGATGACCGGCTTTACAGAATGTAAATGAACTGCAGGCTCTGCAGATTGAGGAGCAGCCATTGCATCAGCACCAGCGAGTGTAGACTGTTTTTTATTTACTGCAATCGCCTGCTTGTCTGTCTGTAAATTTGATTGCCCTCCTTGTAATCCCACAGGCCAATCTCTCATGATAGGCACCTTCGAGGGAAGATTTTGAAGAGTCCTATCACAACTAGAATCCACATTAGACACTGACGGCAAATCAGACTGCTCCAATCCACGGTTCTTCCCAAAGCTAGGTTTTTTCCGGAGAGCAGCATCAACCGCTGCTCGCAACCTATTGCCCTTATTAATATCCTCCTTAGTGTTTCGCGTGGTAGAGAGATTGCTTCCAGAGGCACATGAAGTCTCAGCAGGTTCTGCCGCCAGACCTTTTTGAGATGGTAGGTCTTTCGAAACAGCAGAAGTGTCAGACCTTTGGCGACTACCAACATCCCCAACTGCATATGTGAGAAACAAATCCCAAGGTGTCAATCATGATATCTATAAATGCAGAGAATCGTTCACTTGCAGAACAAAAAGCATATAACAGTAATTGTACCAGAAGCAACTATATCTTCCAGGCGGTTTCGACTTAGATGTCTGGCTTTCTTTGCCAAGCTACCTTCTTTAACATCAGACTGCAAACTCTTCAAATCACGTGCACTATTTGCATAGGAACTGGACNNNNNNNNNNNNNNNNNNNNNNNNNNNNNNNNNNNNNNNNNNNNNNNNNNNNNNNNNNNNNNNNNNNNNNNNNNNNNNNNNNNNNNNNNNNNNNNNNNNNaaaaattaaaatgattcctatataccatgaaatgtagtttagaatacattaattcaaatgttcaatgtgtttagaaattttttaaaactaaagcgaagagtagaaacttaagtatatagaggatttaccgaaaactcataattttgaaatttgttaacccacggattttgaaaaaaaatcaaaaatttgaaaatctggttttagtgtatagtttttatcgagcactgacataagtaTGATGGTCAAGCGTTAGAACCtctgtagtctccgtttctctagataatgaagatttacaatgctaattccattgatcaaggcagtatataaaattatactaaactaaatataaaaaaaattataatgattcttataaccatgaaagatagtttagaataaattaattcaaaatacgacgatgtggtttgaaatttttaaactaaagccAAGAGTAGAAACTTCAGTATATGAGGATTTACCGAAACTCATATTTTGAAGGGGTTAGTATATatgtttcatcgagcactgacataagatgatggtcaaagcgTTTAGAACTactgtagtctccgtttctcaataaatgaatattttttaaatgttaatttcattgatctaagcattatatgaaattttatactaataaaaattattaaaatttataatgatttttataccatgaaagatagtttagaaacattattcaaatttagatatgtggttttgaaaattttaaactaaagcgaGAGTAAGATGACTTTAGTATactagaggatttaccgaaaactcaatatttttgaagggttttaacccacggattttgaaaaaaattcaaaattcaaaaaatctggttttagtgtatagtttcatcgagcctgacataagatgatggtcaaagcgTTTAGAACCTAtttagtctccgtttctctagataatgaagatttataatgctaattccattgatctaggcagtatatgaaatttactaaactaaatattaaaaaattagaatgattcttatataccatgaaaaatagtttagaattcatctcaaatgtagaatgtagtttgaaatttttaaaacaaaagtgaaggaGTATATAATTTCAGTATATTAGAGGATTTTCcgaaaatcattattttaaaagaggtTAACccacatttttgaaaaaaaaattaaaaaaaatgaaaactggTTTTATTGTATGTTCTTAGAACACTGACATAAAATGATGTCCATGAGGTTTAGaaactctgttgtctccgtttttctagataatgaGATTTTATATATGCTAAtgccactaatctaggcagtatatgaaattttagtaaactgaatactaaaaaaattagaatgattcctataaaCCATGAAGATAGTtttgaatacattaattcaaatttagaatgtggtctgaaattttttaaactaaagcgaagagtataaacttcagtatatagaggatttaccgaaaactcaataatTTTGAAGGGTTTATCCtatgtattttgaaaaaaaaaatcaaaaatatgaaaatctggttttagtgtatagtttcattgagAACTGATATAAGATAATGgtcaaaaaaattgaaaccttTATAGTCTCCGTTCTCTAGATAATGGAgatttataatgttaattccattgatctaggcagtatatgaaatttactaaactaaatattaataaagtataatgatatatatatatatatatatatatatatatcataaaagatagtttaaaatacattaattcaaatatagaatgtggtttgaaatttttgaactaaagagtataaactttagtatatatagcatttgtcaaaaaactcaatatttttgaaggagTTAGGCCACGGTTtgaacaaaattcaaaaatatgaaactatgtTGTATATTGTCAATTTGaacatattattataattgattagtaaccacaaaattaattaaCCCACAAATATAATATACTACTCCAtccgttttattttatttgtcattCTAAACTtatgcacacatattaataaaatttaatatgtgattttatatatttctaaaataaaaacacaattacctatacacctaaccacatttcaaccaatagaaaaataaactggataatcttattaataaatttggcattgaaattctaaaacgacacttattttgaaacggaaaattttctctaaaacgacacttaatgtGAAACGGAAGGAATATGTTCAAACTTCAAAGTACACTTACTACTCGGGtataaaacatgtatatttttcaaatgtacgtattttatacataaatgaCTTAAGTAAATTGAAAATAACAACATTCAGATTACTATACAAATATgtttttcaacaaaaagaatgggaaaaaatattcaaaaccaTCGCGGGAAAATGGGATTTATTTGGCGGGAAGAATAATCACAATTTTCCATTAAATAGttgataatataattatttaagacATGAATATTTTCCAGAATCTTCTTCAAGCGCTGTTTCGAATTATTCCCAACTGAAGCGACGGGCGTTCCCATTAGGGTTTCTCGAGGGTGGGAATCTAAAAAAATCATGTACGGAGGCGAGTTTGACGGTAACGCCGCATTCGCCGGTGGCGGTTTCATGCCTTCTCAGTCAACCACGCAAGCGCCTGAGTCCTCATCTGCTTTCAGGGTTTCGTATCTCCttaaatcttcttcttttgcgAATACGATTATTATCATGATGCCGTTTCGATTTTTCCGGTGCTCGATGCATCCTCCGATTCTTTCGGTTTCCAAGTGGTTTCTCGGGAAAATTATTGCGTTTATCATTTTCAGTTTCTAGGAAAAGCAGCAAAGCGATGCAAGTATGAGTTATCTCTCTGTTTTTGCAGAATCGGGATGCGCGTACGTTGCTTCCTCTGACGTTGAAGCAATTGAATAGTGTTTCAACCAGTGGTGAATCGAATTTCTCCATAGACGGCGTTGATATCAACACTGTAagatctctttttcttcttcttcagcagtTAACTCTTGTTTGTTTGTATGCCCTATTAGTGGTTAAGTTTTTGAGTCGAGTTCAGTCAAGTATAAGATGTACATCTGTAGATTCTTTACTTTGGTGATCTTGAGTATGTTTGTGCTGTAGATTTGATGTCTATTGAGCTAAGCATTTGAGCTTTGTGTTGTATGTGTTTGTTTAGGTTGCAATTGTCGGACGAGTTTCTAGAATTGAGAACCGAATCACACAGGTTGATTTGTTGTAGATGATGGTACTGGCTGCGTTGAATGCATCAGATGGTAAGTACTTCTTTTCTTCTAAATCTTATAAGAACTCAATTTGAAATGCTCTCACAATGGCTCAACTATGTCTTGCTAATTCGTAGTGAACAATGATTTGCAGGTGTCATGAACGCCAAGAAACTGAAGAAATGGAAGCTGTCAGGTATATTTCTGCACAACAACTCTTGTTGATTCTTTGATTTAGGTTTAGTATCTAACTCTGACACTCTACATCTGTTGCAGGTTGGGAATGTATGTTCGCCTACATGGACACCTGAAAAGCTTTCAGGGGAAGCGATCTATGAATGTTTTCTCAGTCAGGTACATTGACATACTAGATCATTCTATGATATTGCTTTGGTTTAGCTAAACATATCACAATCTGTTTTCTACTTTTGAGATTTCTGTTTTATCTATATGATATTTCTTTGTGGTTTAAAATGTTACGTACTCTGCATTTCTTTGTCTTTAAGTAAATTAACTTGCTGAATCTGGCCAGGCCTGTCACTGACTTCAACGAGATTGTACACCACTTTACCGAGTGTATCTATGTCCACATGTACAACACTAAGCCACGGGTATTAGCCTATCCTTAACCTTT is a genomic window containing:
- the LOC130496885 gene encoding uncharacterized protein LOC130496885 isoform X3 codes for the protein MEDNNSPKKDYYKILEVDYDATEEMLKLSYRKLALKWHPDKHKGDTVATSKFQEINEAYNVLMDPALRFEYDLTGIYEIHKYTLREYLARFKGLILTCNGLGISHSLSPWTQQLAEGNSTTDEQGFNLDTVSTEEETELN
- the LOC130496885 gene encoding uncharacterized protein LOC130496885 isoform X4; this translates as MEDNNSPKKDYYKILEVDYDATEEMLKLSYRKLALKWHPDKHKGDTVATSKFQEINEAYNVLMDPALRFEYDLTGIYEIHKYTLREYLARFKGLILTCNGLGISHSLSPWTQQLAEGNSTTDEQGYCIN
- the LOC130496885 gene encoding uncharacterized protein LOC130496885 isoform X2, whose amino-acid sequence is MEDNNSPKDYYKILEVDYDATEEMLKLSYRKLALKWHPDKHKGDTVATSKFQEINEAYNVLMDPALRFEYDLTGIYEIHKYTLREYLARFKGLILTCNGLGISHSLSPWTQQLAEGNSTTDEQGFNLVYSFFCSTLVNSITNQYIA
- the LOC130496885 gene encoding uncharacterized protein LOC130496885 isoform X1, with the protein product MEDNNSPKKDYYKILEVDYDATEEMLKLSYRKLALKWHPDKHKGDTVATSKFQEINEAYNVLMDPALRFEYDLTGIYEIHKYTLREYLARFKGLILTCNGLGISHSLSPWTQQLAEGNSTTDEQGFNLVYSFFCSTLVNSITNQYIA
- the LOC130496912 gene encoding uncharacterized protein LOC130496912 → MDSYANSARDLKSLQSDVKEGSLAKKARHLSRNRLEDIVASVGDVGSRQRSDTSAVSKDLPSQKGLAAEPAETSCASGSNLSTTRNTKEDINKGNRLRAAVDAALRKKPSFGKNRGLEQSDLPSVSNVDSSCDRTLQNLPSKVPIMRDWPVGLQGGQSNLQTDKQAIAVNKKQSTLAGADAMAAPQSAEPAVHLHSVKPVIRDLPVGLQRGHPNLQTDKQAFAVNRKQSTLAGADLMALPQSVEPSVHLPSVKPVMRDFPVGLQGGHPNLPTDKQTIAVNRKQFPLASADAMAASQSVEPAVHLPSVEPVMSDLPVLDPSVLSTTSAIPEHEYIWQGNMEVQKSRNISAMHCGMQAYLSTLASPKVAEVVNQFPVKVTLNEVPRLRTWPSQFQDIGAKEGHVALFFFAKDIESYEKYYKPLVDNMIQKDLALKGSLEGVELLIFASNQLPQNCQRWNMFFFLWGVFRGKKEKCSDPLKSKPLSASNVLPNMGRVLSTREGFYHENPSNREFSIDRPSSRMQSCLKENDKEGEAGGGVSGAVEETEEGEIGFSPQLKDEKISGPRRVNSSGVNQNVNMDDLTGVGLCEGPANKKLKTGTGVETKCNIFRRDTPGPHPREEETMIKKTPDAAERIVFPLDLNDGKEDDDEMVDDNPRALGNDSSKQRSLGMVPNLELALGEDETTTTTGSVLPFMARPSATEKHRSSSSQKAEEDSAASLSLSLSFSPLEKEQQQQQRQQQNQRQVSGWEHKKQNVNTPMFLFRNFPDKSS